One window of the Doryrhamphus excisus isolate RoL2022-K1 chromosome 10, RoL_Dexc_1.0, whole genome shotgun sequence genome contains the following:
- the LOC131137502 gene encoding potassium/sodium hyperpolarization-activated cyclic nucleotide-gated channel 3-like isoform X1, with translation MDGLVGGVAAPSSAAGSGGDSLPRRNGGDSKRRSKGSLPSPGYRLSQASLEGEKASFGGDSALGGRVRRLSIMSSSARDGLPFRTAGTPTTPVPLPPPPPPSSSSAAAAHPPPRSVGFATSRAALASTSSSTGTGVMVVATGPETTTTTACNTMAVGTPETVGPSALGGFGMGLDGEDYSNSNQSTFIQRQFGAMLQPGVNKFSLRMFGSHKAVALEQERLKSAGAWIIHPYSDFRFYWDLLMLLLMMGNLIILPVGITFFRDENTASWIIFNVVSDTLFMVDLVLNFRTGIVKEDSTEILLDPRAIRQNYLKSWFLVDFVSSIPVDYIFLMVDSLDSEVYRTARALRIVRFTKILSLLRLLRLSRLIRYIHQWEEIFHMTYDLASAMVRIVNLIGMMLLLCHWDGCLQFLVPMLQDFPPDCWVSKNLMVNDTWGVQYSYALFKAMSHMLCIGYGAQAPEGMTDVWLTMLSMIVGATCYAMFIGHATALIQSLDSSRRQYQEKYKQVEQYMSFHKLPADVRQKIHEYYEHRFQGKMFDEENILGELSEPLKEEIVSFNCRSLVANMPLFANADPNFVTAVLTKLRFEVFQPADFIIREGTVGRKMYFIQHGRVSVLTRGNKETKLSDGSYFGGDRKTFSGFYSSTLVSTIFLAFPEICLLTRGRRTASVRADTYCRLYSLSVDSFNEVLEEHPMMRRAFETVAVDRLDRIGRKNSMLLRKSSQGGSLGGSTGRGGGRGGGGPGAGLAAGGLGSCDSILVQQIVKHDSMPAMQDAIAAAAAGRSGVMAGSGTMSPRPRPIIWAPLVHAPLQTAAATSNVAIALMHQQQQQLQQLQQQQHALGGAFFLPSPLISPSPSSSFPLSPPRAPVLQPLRPSVSSLIGMMAMSGMGGLSPRGFPASPSMMGPPGGLASPPVAKTPPTSASSVPTSAQQGRTLHYNLRLQADHLPAGGGSVANPPGGGGASTPPLNKIQTPNPSATPGGPLDNSAPVSSQQGAKEALLRHGGNSCQGLPALGRLTQEARLLSASQPTLPHRSWAGVQPHPPLHRKASGGNLLAAPFLAGQLARGGSAGILTSNPAVPPAGNMTQLQQQAPPSIQPAMYMPSAPGTPPSPTLMISQTPRPKPAPAGPSRSSSPPPCSTPPSTGTTPLLFSMSRPKPMATPSPRSSSPSPSSTPPPSCVSTPVPLPQTFGAKSSLSSSPPSPAVTSSVPPQSARVKASSTPPTASPLSGPSPAPTPIPSPTMTPRQTQTLAPPSPPTSNPSLSKSPSPTSCLQPSVFGAARTPTPSQIPKPSLAPPPASSNSPTKVRFTVHPVKQTLTPSATSALSRPPKSAPSSTKTTASPSDSAAASAHLPKPTPTAAPTHSSKLSAPSSSASAVAAAQSTHAAAPATNTSPKGGKKDPQLSLARKDSEGLRHKLPANM, from the exons ATGGACGGGTTGGTCGGAGGGGTCGCCGCCCCCAGCAGCGCAGCCGGGTCTGGGGGCGACAGCCTCCCCAGACGTAATGGAGGGGACTCAAAGAGGCGCAGTAAGGGCAGCCTGCCCTCCCCGGGTTACAGACTCTCCCAAGCGTCGCTGGAGGGAGAAAAGGCTTCTTTTGGGGGGGATTCAGCCTTGGGGGGCCGCGTCCGCCGACTCTCCATCATGAGCTCCTCCGCCAGGGATGGCCTTCCCTTTCGCACGGCGGGCACCCCGACCACCCCCGTGCCTCTgccgcccccgccgccgccctcctcctcctctgccgcCGCCGCCCACCCTCCGCCTCGCTCGGTGGGCTTCGCCACATCCCGCGCCGCCCTGgcatccacctcctcctccaccggCACCGGCGTGATGGTGGTGGCTACCGGCCCggagaccaccaccaccacggctTGCAACACCATGGCGGTGGGGACACCTGAGACGGTTGGTCCGTCAGCGCTGGGCGGGTTCGGCATGGGGCTGGACGGGGAGGACTACAGCAACTCCAACCAGAGCACCTTCATCCAGAGACAGTTTGGAGCCATGCTGCAGCCCGGAGTCAACAAGTTCAGCCTGCGGATGTTCGGATCCCACAAAGCCGTGGCTTTGGAGCAGGAACGACTCAAATCAGCCGGCGCCTGGATCATACACCCCTACAGCGACTTCAG GTTCTACTGGGACCTGCTGATGTTGCTGCTGATGATGGGCAACCTCATCATCCTCCCGGTGGGCATCACCTTCTTCCGAGACGAGAACACGGCGTCGTGGATCATCTTCAACGTGGTCTCCGATACGCTCTTCATGGTGGATCTGGTGCTCAACTTCCGCACCGGCATCGTGAAGGAGGACAGCACGGAGATACTGCTGGACCCCAG GGCCATCCGCCAGAACTACCTGAAGAGCTGGTTCCTCGTGGACTTTGTGTCGTCCATCCCGGTGGACTACATCTTCCTGATGGTGGACAGTCTGGACTCTGAGGTGTACCGCACGGCCAGGGCGCTGCGCATCGTCCGCTTCACCAAAATCCTCAGCCTGCTGCGACTGCTCCGCCTCTCCAGACTCATCCGATACATCCACCAGTGGGAGGAG ATCTTCCACATGACCTACGACCTTGCCAGCGCCATGGTGAGGATCGTCAACCTGATCGGCatgatgctgctgctgtgcCACTGGGACGGGTGCCTGCAGTTCCTGGTCCCCATGCTGCAGGACTTCCCTCCGGACTGCTGGGTGTCCAAGAACCTGATGGTG AACGACACGTGGGGCGTGCAGTACTCGTACGCGCTCTTCAAGGCCATGAGCCACATGTTGTGCATCGGCTACGGCGCCCAGGCCCCGGAGGGCATGACGGACGTGTGGCTCACCATGCTCAGCATGATCGTGGGCGCCACCTGCTACGCCATGTTCATCGGCCACGCCACCGCCCTCATTCAGTCGCTGGACTCGTCTCGGCGGCAGTACCAGGAGAAG tacaAGCAGGTGGAACAGTACATGTCCTTCCACAAACTTCCTGCCGACGTGCGGCAAAAGATCCACGAGTACTACGAGCACCGCTTCCAGGGCAAAATGTTCGACGAGGAGAACATCCTGGGGGAGCTGAGCGAGCCCCTCAAAGAg GAGATCGTGAGCTTCAACTGCCGCAGCCTGGTGGCCAACATGCCGCTGTTCGCCAACGCCGACCCCAACTTTGTGACCGCCGTGCTCACCAAGCTGCGTTTCGAGGTCTTCCAGCCGGCCGACTTCATTATCAGGGAGGGGACGGTGGGCAGGAAGATGTACTTCATCCAACACGGGCGGGTCAGCGTCCTCACCAGGGGCAACAAGGAAACCAAACTCAGCGACGGCTCTTATTTTGGAGGTGACAGGAAGACTTTTTCAGGATTTTATTCTTCCACGCTCGTTTCCACCATCTTTCTTGCTTTCCCAGAAATCTGTTTGCTGACTCGAGGGCGCCGGACGGCGAGCGTGCGTGCCGACACGTACTGCCGTCTGTACTCTCTGAGTGTGGACAGCTTCAACGAGGTGCTGGAGGAGCACCCCATGATGCGGCGGGCCTTCGAGACCGTCGCCGTGGACCGCTTGGACCGTATAG GAAGGAAAAACTCCATGCTACTGAGGAAGTCATCTCAAGGTGGTTCGCTAGGGGGCAGCACGGGCCGCGGCGGGGGCCGGGGCGGAGGGGGCCCGGGGGCGGGCCTGGCGGCAGGCGGCCTGGGCTCCTGCGACAGCATCCTGGTGCAGCAGATAGTTAAACACGACAGCATGCCGGCCATGCAGGACGCCATCGCGGCGGCCGCGGCAGGGAGAAGCGGCGTCATGGCGGGAAGCGGCACCATGTCCCCCAGGCCGCGCCCCATCATCTGGGCGCCCCTGGTTCATGCCCCCTTGCAGACGGCGGCCGCCACCAGCAACGTGGCCATCGCCCTCatgcaccagcagcagcagcagctgcagcagctgcagcagcagcagcatgcgCTGGGGGGCGCGTTCTTCCTGCCCTCCCCTCTTATATCGCCgtcgccctcctcctccttcccgcTCTCGCCTCCCCGTGCGCCCGTCTTGCAACCGCTACGCCCCTCGGTCAGCTCCCTCATCGGGATGATGGCGATGAGCGGGATGGGAGGGTTATCTCCGAGAGGATTCCCCGCCTCCCCGTCCATGATGGGCCCACCCGGCGGGTTGGCGTCCCCGCCGGTGGCCAAAACTCCGCCCACTTCGGCGTCCTCCGTGCCGACGTCTGCCCAACAAGGAAGGACTCTTCACTACAACCTGCGCCTCCAGGCGGATCATCTTCCAGCAGGGGGTGGATCTGTTGCAAACCCgccaggagggggaggagcatcAACTCCACCGTTAAACAAGATACAGACCCCCAACCCCTCTGCCACCCCCGGTGGCCCCTTAGATAACAGCGCCCCCGTGAgcagccagcagggggcaaAGGAAGCTCTTCTGCGGCATGGTGGCAACAGCTGCCAGGGTCTCCCCGCCCTGGGCAGGCTCACCCAGGAGGCCAGGCTGCTGTCGGCGTCGCAGCCCACTTTGCCTCACCGCTCCTGGGCTGGAGTGCAACCTCACCCCCCTCTCCACCGGAAGGCGTCTGGAGGGAATTTACTGGCAGCTCCTTTCCTGGCGGGGCAGTTGGCCCGAGGCGGCAGTGCGGGAATACTGACCTCCAATCCTGCGGTGCCGCCCGCGGGAAATATGACGCAACTGCAACAACAAGCCCCGCCTTCTATTCAGCCCGCTATGTACATGCCTTCTGCCCCGGGCACCCCGCCATCTCCAACCCTGATGATCTCACAGACCCCCCGACCGAAGCCAGCTCCCGCCGGACCGTCTCGCTCCTCCTCGCCGCCTCCTTGCTCCACTCCTCCCTCGACGGGAACAACCCCACTGCTGTTCTCTATGTCCCGCCCCAAACCCATGGCAACGCCTTCCCCTCGCTCTTCGTCCCCCTCGCCGTCCTCCACTCCTCCCCCGTCCTGCGTCTCAACCCCCGTTCCACTACCTCAAACGTTTGGAGCCAAGTCTTCTCTGAGCTCCTCGCCTCCGTCTCCGGCGGTCACCTCCTCCGTACCCCCGCAAAGCGCACGAGTCAAGGCTTCCAGCACGCCGCCCACTGCGTCACCCTTGTCGGGCCCCAGCCCTGCACCGACCCCAATCCCGTCCCCGACCATGACACCCAGACAAACGCAGACACTTGCGCCGCCTTCTCCGCCAACGTCCAACCCGTCCCTCAGCAAATCCCCGAGTCCAACCTCTTGTCTTCAGCCATCTGTCTTTGGTGCTGCCAGGACGCCCACCCCAAGCCAGATCCCCAAACCGTCCCTGGCCCCTCCCCCTGCGAGCAGCAACTCCCCCACCAAAGTCAGGTTCACCGTCCATCCTGTGAAGCAAACCCTGACCCCCAGCGCCACGTCCGCCTTGAGCCGTCCCCCAAAGTCAGCCCCGAGCTCCACCAAGACCACCGCATCTCCGAGTGACTCCGCTGCTGCATCCGCCCACCTCCCGAAACCAACCCCGACCGCCGCCCCCACCCATTCCTCCAAACTCAGTGCGCCTTCCTCGTCGGCATCCGCCGTCGCAGCCGCACAATCGACACACGCCGCCGCCCCGGCTACCAACACCTCCCCGAAGGGCGGCAAAAAGGACCCCCAGCTGTCACTGGCCAGAAAAGACTCGGAGGGGCTGAGACACAAACTCCCTGCTAACATGTAG
- the LOC131137502 gene encoding potassium/sodium hyperpolarization-activated cyclic nucleotide-gated channel 3-like isoform X2, with the protein MDGLVGGVAAPSSAAGSGGDSLPRRNGGDSKRRSKGSLPSPGYRLSQASLEGEKASFGGDSALGGRVRRLSIMSSSARDGLPFRTAGTPTTPVPLPPPPPPSSSSAAAAHPPPRSVGFATSRAALASTSSSTGTGVMVVATGPETTTTTACNTMAVGTPETVGPSALGGFGMGLDGEDYSNSNQSTFIQRQFGAMLQPGVNKFSLRMFGSHKAVALEQERLKSAGAWIIHPYSDFRFYWDLLMLLLMMGNLIILPVGITFFRDENTASWIIFNVVSDTLFMVDLVLNFRTGIVKEDSTEILLDPRAIRQNYLKSWFLVDFVSSIPVDYIFLMVDSLDSEVYRTARALRIVRFTKILSLLRLLRLSRLIRYIHQWEEIFHMTYDLASAMVRIVNLIGMMLLLCHWDGCLQFLVPMLQDFPPDCWVSKNLMVNDTWGVQYSYALFKAMSHMLCIGYGAQAPEGMTDVWLTMLSMIVGATCYAMFIGHATALIQSLDSSRRQYQEKYKQVEQYMSFHKLPADVRQKIHEYYEHRFQGKMFDEENILGELSEPLKEEIVSFNCRSLVANMPLFANADPNFVTAVLTKLRFEVFQPADFIIREGTVGRKMYFIQHGRVSVLTRGNKETKLSDGSYFGEICLLTRGRRTASVRADTYCRLYSLSVDSFNEVLEEHPMMRRAFETVAVDRLDRIGRKNSMLLRKSSQGGSLGGSTGRGGGRGGGGPGAGLAAGGLGSCDSILVQQIVKHDSMPAMQDAIAAAAAGRSGVMAGSGTMSPRPRPIIWAPLVHAPLQTAAATSNVAIALMHQQQQQLQQLQQQQHALGGAFFLPSPLISPSPSSSFPLSPPRAPVLQPLRPSVSSLIGMMAMSGMGGLSPRGFPASPSMMGPPGGLASPPVAKTPPTSASSVPTSAQQGRTLHYNLRLQADHLPAGGGSVANPPGGGGASTPPLNKIQTPNPSATPGGPLDNSAPVSSQQGAKEALLRHGGNSCQGLPALGRLTQEARLLSASQPTLPHRSWAGVQPHPPLHRKASGGNLLAAPFLAGQLARGGSAGILTSNPAVPPAGNMTQLQQQAPPSIQPAMYMPSAPGTPPSPTLMISQTPRPKPAPAGPSRSSSPPPCSTPPSTGTTPLLFSMSRPKPMATPSPRSSSPSPSSTPPPSCVSTPVPLPQTFGAKSSLSSSPPSPAVTSSVPPQSARVKASSTPPTASPLSGPSPAPTPIPSPTMTPRQTQTLAPPSPPTSNPSLSKSPSPTSCLQPSVFGAARTPTPSQIPKPSLAPPPASSNSPTKVRFTVHPVKQTLTPSATSALSRPPKSAPSSTKTTASPSDSAAASAHLPKPTPTAAPTHSSKLSAPSSSASAVAAAQSTHAAAPATNTSPKGGKKDPQLSLARKDSEGLRHKLPANM; encoded by the exons ATGGACGGGTTGGTCGGAGGGGTCGCCGCCCCCAGCAGCGCAGCCGGGTCTGGGGGCGACAGCCTCCCCAGACGTAATGGAGGGGACTCAAAGAGGCGCAGTAAGGGCAGCCTGCCCTCCCCGGGTTACAGACTCTCCCAAGCGTCGCTGGAGGGAGAAAAGGCTTCTTTTGGGGGGGATTCAGCCTTGGGGGGCCGCGTCCGCCGACTCTCCATCATGAGCTCCTCCGCCAGGGATGGCCTTCCCTTTCGCACGGCGGGCACCCCGACCACCCCCGTGCCTCTgccgcccccgccgccgccctcctcctcctctgccgcCGCCGCCCACCCTCCGCCTCGCTCGGTGGGCTTCGCCACATCCCGCGCCGCCCTGgcatccacctcctcctccaccggCACCGGCGTGATGGTGGTGGCTACCGGCCCggagaccaccaccaccacggctTGCAACACCATGGCGGTGGGGACACCTGAGACGGTTGGTCCGTCAGCGCTGGGCGGGTTCGGCATGGGGCTGGACGGGGAGGACTACAGCAACTCCAACCAGAGCACCTTCATCCAGAGACAGTTTGGAGCCATGCTGCAGCCCGGAGTCAACAAGTTCAGCCTGCGGATGTTCGGATCCCACAAAGCCGTGGCTTTGGAGCAGGAACGACTCAAATCAGCCGGCGCCTGGATCATACACCCCTACAGCGACTTCAG GTTCTACTGGGACCTGCTGATGTTGCTGCTGATGATGGGCAACCTCATCATCCTCCCGGTGGGCATCACCTTCTTCCGAGACGAGAACACGGCGTCGTGGATCATCTTCAACGTGGTCTCCGATACGCTCTTCATGGTGGATCTGGTGCTCAACTTCCGCACCGGCATCGTGAAGGAGGACAGCACGGAGATACTGCTGGACCCCAG GGCCATCCGCCAGAACTACCTGAAGAGCTGGTTCCTCGTGGACTTTGTGTCGTCCATCCCGGTGGACTACATCTTCCTGATGGTGGACAGTCTGGACTCTGAGGTGTACCGCACGGCCAGGGCGCTGCGCATCGTCCGCTTCACCAAAATCCTCAGCCTGCTGCGACTGCTCCGCCTCTCCAGACTCATCCGATACATCCACCAGTGGGAGGAG ATCTTCCACATGACCTACGACCTTGCCAGCGCCATGGTGAGGATCGTCAACCTGATCGGCatgatgctgctgctgtgcCACTGGGACGGGTGCCTGCAGTTCCTGGTCCCCATGCTGCAGGACTTCCCTCCGGACTGCTGGGTGTCCAAGAACCTGATGGTG AACGACACGTGGGGCGTGCAGTACTCGTACGCGCTCTTCAAGGCCATGAGCCACATGTTGTGCATCGGCTACGGCGCCCAGGCCCCGGAGGGCATGACGGACGTGTGGCTCACCATGCTCAGCATGATCGTGGGCGCCACCTGCTACGCCATGTTCATCGGCCACGCCACCGCCCTCATTCAGTCGCTGGACTCGTCTCGGCGGCAGTACCAGGAGAAG tacaAGCAGGTGGAACAGTACATGTCCTTCCACAAACTTCCTGCCGACGTGCGGCAAAAGATCCACGAGTACTACGAGCACCGCTTCCAGGGCAAAATGTTCGACGAGGAGAACATCCTGGGGGAGCTGAGCGAGCCCCTCAAAGAg GAGATCGTGAGCTTCAACTGCCGCAGCCTGGTGGCCAACATGCCGCTGTTCGCCAACGCCGACCCCAACTTTGTGACCGCCGTGCTCACCAAGCTGCGTTTCGAGGTCTTCCAGCCGGCCGACTTCATTATCAGGGAGGGGACGGTGGGCAGGAAGATGTACTTCATCCAACACGGGCGGGTCAGCGTCCTCACCAGGGGCAACAAGGAAACCAAACTCAGCGACGGCTCTTATTTTGGAG AAATCTGTTTGCTGACTCGAGGGCGCCGGACGGCGAGCGTGCGTGCCGACACGTACTGCCGTCTGTACTCTCTGAGTGTGGACAGCTTCAACGAGGTGCTGGAGGAGCACCCCATGATGCGGCGGGCCTTCGAGACCGTCGCCGTGGACCGCTTGGACCGTATAG GAAGGAAAAACTCCATGCTACTGAGGAAGTCATCTCAAGGTGGTTCGCTAGGGGGCAGCACGGGCCGCGGCGGGGGCCGGGGCGGAGGGGGCCCGGGGGCGGGCCTGGCGGCAGGCGGCCTGGGCTCCTGCGACAGCATCCTGGTGCAGCAGATAGTTAAACACGACAGCATGCCGGCCATGCAGGACGCCATCGCGGCGGCCGCGGCAGGGAGAAGCGGCGTCATGGCGGGAAGCGGCACCATGTCCCCCAGGCCGCGCCCCATCATCTGGGCGCCCCTGGTTCATGCCCCCTTGCAGACGGCGGCCGCCACCAGCAACGTGGCCATCGCCCTCatgcaccagcagcagcagcagctgcagcagctgcagcagcagcagcatgcgCTGGGGGGCGCGTTCTTCCTGCCCTCCCCTCTTATATCGCCgtcgccctcctcctccttcccgcTCTCGCCTCCCCGTGCGCCCGTCTTGCAACCGCTACGCCCCTCGGTCAGCTCCCTCATCGGGATGATGGCGATGAGCGGGATGGGAGGGTTATCTCCGAGAGGATTCCCCGCCTCCCCGTCCATGATGGGCCCACCCGGCGGGTTGGCGTCCCCGCCGGTGGCCAAAACTCCGCCCACTTCGGCGTCCTCCGTGCCGACGTCTGCCCAACAAGGAAGGACTCTTCACTACAACCTGCGCCTCCAGGCGGATCATCTTCCAGCAGGGGGTGGATCTGTTGCAAACCCgccaggagggggaggagcatcAACTCCACCGTTAAACAAGATACAGACCCCCAACCCCTCTGCCACCCCCGGTGGCCCCTTAGATAACAGCGCCCCCGTGAgcagccagcagggggcaaAGGAAGCTCTTCTGCGGCATGGTGGCAACAGCTGCCAGGGTCTCCCCGCCCTGGGCAGGCTCACCCAGGAGGCCAGGCTGCTGTCGGCGTCGCAGCCCACTTTGCCTCACCGCTCCTGGGCTGGAGTGCAACCTCACCCCCCTCTCCACCGGAAGGCGTCTGGAGGGAATTTACTGGCAGCTCCTTTCCTGGCGGGGCAGTTGGCCCGAGGCGGCAGTGCGGGAATACTGACCTCCAATCCTGCGGTGCCGCCCGCGGGAAATATGACGCAACTGCAACAACAAGCCCCGCCTTCTATTCAGCCCGCTATGTACATGCCTTCTGCCCCGGGCACCCCGCCATCTCCAACCCTGATGATCTCACAGACCCCCCGACCGAAGCCAGCTCCCGCCGGACCGTCTCGCTCCTCCTCGCCGCCTCCTTGCTCCACTCCTCCCTCGACGGGAACAACCCCACTGCTGTTCTCTATGTCCCGCCCCAAACCCATGGCAACGCCTTCCCCTCGCTCTTCGTCCCCCTCGCCGTCCTCCACTCCTCCCCCGTCCTGCGTCTCAACCCCCGTTCCACTACCTCAAACGTTTGGAGCCAAGTCTTCTCTGAGCTCCTCGCCTCCGTCTCCGGCGGTCACCTCCTCCGTACCCCCGCAAAGCGCACGAGTCAAGGCTTCCAGCACGCCGCCCACTGCGTCACCCTTGTCGGGCCCCAGCCCTGCACCGACCCCAATCCCGTCCCCGACCATGACACCCAGACAAACGCAGACACTTGCGCCGCCTTCTCCGCCAACGTCCAACCCGTCCCTCAGCAAATCCCCGAGTCCAACCTCTTGTCTTCAGCCATCTGTCTTTGGTGCTGCCAGGACGCCCACCCCAAGCCAGATCCCCAAACCGTCCCTGGCCCCTCCCCCTGCGAGCAGCAACTCCCCCACCAAAGTCAGGTTCACCGTCCATCCTGTGAAGCAAACCCTGACCCCCAGCGCCACGTCCGCCTTGAGCCGTCCCCCAAAGTCAGCCCCGAGCTCCACCAAGACCACCGCATCTCCGAGTGACTCCGCTGCTGCATCCGCCCACCTCCCGAAACCAACCCCGACCGCCGCCCCCACCCATTCCTCCAAACTCAGTGCGCCTTCCTCGTCGGCATCCGCCGTCGCAGCCGCACAATCGACACACGCCGCCGCCCCGGCTACCAACACCTCCCCGAAGGGCGGCAAAAAGGACCCCCAGCTGTCACTGGCCAGAAAAGACTCGGAGGGGCTGAGACACAAACTCCCTGCTAACATGTAG